One Mytilus trossulus isolate FHL-02 chromosome 5, PNRI_Mtr1.1.1.hap1, whole genome shotgun sequence DNA segment encodes these proteins:
- the LOC134718475 gene encoding cholinesterase-like has product MISISMERIISVCLILSTCLTTQCFSLKTRIRTKTGFIQGFNQTVLDREVTTFLGIPFAQPPVGSLRFREPIPVRRWQGTRESTSFSKACSQPAIFATNVPADEQSEDCLYLNVWVPKGGCKRKAAMIWIYGGGLIAGDVRDYNGKFLAAYTDTIVFTLNYRTGPLGFLYLNDNEAPGNMGLLDQYLAIKWIYDNIKRFGGSRRKITLFGQSAGAASVNYHTLSSFTRPYFQKAIIMSGAANSDYGYHSPTEALVTAHEFANHLGCKKDTVDETIECLRLLPASALSALQLPSNPKAPLFFRVHYPTIDKNGFITQSPKELMNRPFPRRISTLLGVVEDEVTFFLAYYVGVLKIPINILPGIVNREEFYRLLPLVSASSNQTMDIIAREYLEPYLPNEPPLYIDVGDDIGSDIIFRCPVVEIAQTLSTVKPRNPVYMYSFEHRSARSPTPSWFGVIHGSETSYVFGYPLVDNVHFTDVDKSVSERMMKYWATFAKTGNPNFRDDSCGDDWNPYRKRDRKYLVIDSDCPQDGEKLLEQQCDFLEQVLD; this is encoded by the exons ATGATTTCGATTAGCATGGAAAGAATTATCAGCGTGTGTCTGATTCTGTCAACGTGCCTAACAACTCAATGCTTCTCATTGAAAACTAGAATTAGGACTAAAACTGGATTTATTCAGGGATTTAATCAAACTGTCCTTGATAGAGAAGTTACAACATTTTTAGGAATCCCATTCGCTCAACCTCCAGTTGGTTCTCTAAGATTTAGAGAACCGATACCAGTTAGGCGTTGGCAGGGTACCAGAGAAAGCACAAGTTTCTCTAAAGCCTGTTCTCAGCCGGCTATATTTGCTACTAACGTTCCAGCTGATGAGCAAAGTGAGGACTGTTTGTATCTGAATGTATGGGTTCCGAAGGGAGGATGTAAAAGGAAAGCTGCTATGATATGGATTTATGGAGGAGGATTAATCGCAGGCGATGTTCGAGATTATAATGGCAAGTTTCTCGCTGCCTATACAGACACCATTGTATTTACTCTGAACTACCGGACCGGGCCATTGGGATTcttatatttaaatgataacGAGGCGCCCGGGAATATGGGTCTACTTGACCAATATCTAGCAATAAAGTGGATTTATGACAACATCAAAAGGTTTGGAGGAAGTAGGCGGAAAATAACCTTATTTGGACAAAGTGCAGGGGCCGCAAGTGTAAATTACCATACCCTTTCTAGTTTTACACGACCTTATTTCCAAAAGGCTATCATAATGAGTGGAGCGGCGAACTCTGATTACGGCTACCATTCACCCACAGAAGCACTCGTCACGGCGCATGAATTTGCCAATCATCTCGGATGCAAGAAGGACACGGTTGACGAAACAATTGAATGTTTACGTTTATTACCAGCGTCAGCGTTATCAGCCTTACAGTTACCGTCTAATCCTAAAGCGCCGTTGTTTTTCAGGGTACATTATCCAACTATTGATAAAAATGGATTTATAACGCAGTCACCTAAAGAATTGATGAATCGTCCTTTTCCCCGCCGGATCTCAACTCTTCTAGGTGTCGTTGAGGACGAGGTCACGTTCTTTTTAGCATATTACGTTGGTGTATTGAAAATACCTATAAATATTCTCCCTGGAATAGTCAACAGAGAAGAATTTTATCGGTTACTTCCCCTTGTCTCGGCATCAAGTAATCAAACTATGGACATAATTGCGCGGGAATACCTAGAACCGTATCTTCCAAATGAACCTCCCTTGTACATCGATGTTGGTGACGACATAG GTTCAGATATCATATTCCGGTGTCCAGTTGTAGAGATTGCGCAGACGTTATCAACTGTAAAACCTAGAAACCCAGTCTATATGTACTCATTTGAACATAGATCAGCAAGAAGTCCGACGCCATCTTGGTTCGGTGTTATACATGGCTCAGAGACCAGTTATGTATTTGGCTATCCTTTGGTTGACAACGTACATTTTACTGACGTTGATAAAAGTGTTAGTGAGAGAATGATGAAATACTGGGCAACATTTGCTAAAACAGG aaatccTAATTTTAGAGACGATAGCTGTGGAGATGATTGGAATCCGTACCGTAAGAGGGACCGGAAGTACCTGGTGATTGACAGTGATTGTCCACAAGATGGCGAGAAGCTATTGGAACAACAGTGTGATTTCCTTGAACAAGTGCTGGATTAA